Genomic window (Shimia isoporae):
GCAGTTCACGATCATGTCGCAGGCAATATGCCCCTGTTCCGCGCCATCGTCGCTGACCCAATCGACACCAGTCACCTTGCGGCCATTTTTGGCGATGCTCGTCACCTTGACCCGCTCTTTTACGGTGGCCCCCATCTGTCGGGCGCCCTTGGCCAACGCCAGGGCAATGTTGGCCGGATCGCCCTGACCGTCCAGCGGCAAAAAGACACCCGCCGTCACATCGTCAATGTTCAGGTGTTCGTATTTGGCTTTCACTTCAGACGGAGAAATCTCCTCAACTTCGACGCCAAAGGCGCGTGCCATGGCCGCTTGGCGAAAAATCTCTTCCTTGCGCTCTTCCGTGAGAGCAACAGTGATGGATCCGCAACGTTTGAACCCGGTTGCGACACCAGTCTCGGCCTCGAGGTTGCCATAGAGTTCCTGACTGTATTTCGCCAGTTTGGTCATATTCGCAGTGGCGCGCAGCTGGGCAATCAATCCGGCCGCATGCCATGTCGTACCACTGGTCAGCTGTTTGCGTTCCAAAAGAACCACGTCTTTCCAACCCAGCTTGGCCAGATGATAGGCCACGGAACAGCCGACAACACCGCCGCCGATTATGACCACGCGGGCCTTGTTTGGAAGATCAACCATGAGCTACGTCCTTTTTGGTGTTCCGGATGGCTTGCACCGTCCGACCGGCAGGGGAAATTGCCCCCGGACCCCCGGGATTTATTCGCAAGAAGAAGTCAGGCGCCGACCACGTCGTAACCGGCGTCGATTAGTTGTTTTGAAAGCTCTGCAATGTGGGATGGCCCGACTTCGCAACAGCCACCGATCAGACCCAGTCCTTGCTGCGCCCAGCGCATAGCAAACTCGGCATAGGCCACCGGCGTCAGATCCTTGCGAGCCTTGAGTCCGTCAACCGTGCCGCCAATTTCCAGCGCGTCAATTCCGGTGAAACCGTTGGCATAAGCGCCCGTCGGCAAACCTGAGCGCTGAACTTCGGCAAGGTTTGCGTCTACCACTTCAGGCTTGCAGCAGTTGATGCCGATCCCGGCAACCCCGGACCCGTCCAAAGCGGCAACGGCGTCGGACAGCGGCTCGCCGGAGCGCAAAGTACCGCTCTCGTCATCGTTGAGTGTCAGAAAAACCCACGTGGGCAATCCGGTTTCCACCGCCGCCTGTGCCGCTGATGTGACTTCGGCAATGCTGGACAGGGTTTCGGCAAGGATTAAATCGCTGGCTTCAACCTGTCCTTCCACAATTTCACGATACAATGGCAACAGGTCATTGTGCGACATCGCCATGTCGGGTCGGTACGACCCATGCAATGGCGAAAGACATCCGGCCACTTTGACACCTTCAACACCAACTTCTTCGCGCGCGGCATCTACCAGTTCGATCGCCCGCCTTTGCAGCGGGACAAACATGTCCGGCTCACCCTCCCGCTCAAGCCGTTCCGGCGTGACCGTATACGTGTTGAGTGTGAGCAGTCGCGCACCAGATCGGATGTAATCCGCATGCACACCTCTCACAATTTCCGGCTCTTCCATCATCACTTTGCACGACCACAATGGATGCGGCGGCATGGAAGAACGGGCCAGAAGTTCCTGCCCCGTACCGCCATCTTTGAGGATCACGCTGGTCACGCGCGAAGCCTTTCGTTTTCCGGGTCCCACATTGGTTGGTCTTCCTGAACAACTGCGCGACATTTCTGTCCGTAGATTTCCACCTCAAGCTCGGTGCCCGGCGTCGCCAGATCCGCTTTCACCATTCCCAGTGCGATCGACGCGTTCACGCGGTATCCCCAGCCACCGGAGGTGGTTTCCCCGACGATCTGATCGCCGCTCCAAATGCAGGACATGTACGGCGCGTCCGCGTCTCCGGCTTCGACCTTCAGAGTTACGAAGGACTTCTTCACACCCTGCTGTTTTTCGTTCAGGATTGCGGCCTTGCCCGGGAAGTCTTGCGGCTTGTCCAGCTTTACAAAGCGCCTGAGGCCTCCTTCCAGCAGCGAGTAATCTGTCGAAAGATCCCCTTTCCAAGCGCGATACCCTTTTTCCAAGCGCAGCGAGTTCAACGCATACATTCCAAACGGAGTCGCCCCTGCATCACGGATTGCGTCGTAAATTGCCGGCATGTGCGCATTCTCCGCATGCACCTCCCAGCCGAGTTCACCTGCAAACGACACTCGGATCAGGTAGGCAGGCTGTCCCGCGACAGTTGCGCTTTGGTGTGTAAGCCAGCCGCTTTCTAGATCGGCATCGGTCAACGTGGAGAGGATTTCGCGCGATTTCGGTCCGGTCACAATCAGTGTATCACGCGTTGTGGTAACATCTTCAACGCTCACGCTCGCAGGCATCGCCCTTTTGAGAATGTCTCGGTCGTGCCACTGAGCCGTCGCCGCAGTGATCATCAGGAAGGCGTCTTCGCCCATCCTGATACACGACATCTCGGTCAGGATGCGCCCGCGGTCATCAGAGATATAAACCAGGTTCATGCGACCCACCTTGGGCAAGCCTCCAGTCACGAGGCCACGCAGAGTTTCCGCCGCGCCCTCACCTTTGACCATGAAGCGCGAGAACCCCGGCAGATCAAGCACACCGCAGTGATCTCGCACCGCTTCGCACTCTTCTTTCACGCGTTGTTCCCAAGGGCCGGAACGCCCCCATGTATGGGTGGCAGCGAGCGAAGTGTCATCGCCTTCCTTGGCGAACCAGTTCGCCCGCTCCCAACCATTATAGGCCCCCATAACACCGCCAGATGCGACAACCCGGTCATGGACGGGGGAGAGCTTCTTGTCCCGGGCGGCGGGCCATTCGTGATGCGGGAAATGCATGGCGTACTCGTTTCCGTAGACCTCCATGCCCTTCTTCACGCAGTAATCGTGATCGGTGTAATCAGTGTAGCGGCGGGGATCGACGGCCCACATGTCCCATTCGGTATGGCCGTCGACAATCCACTCCGCGAGCACTTTGCCCGCGCCACCACCTTGGGCGATACCGAAGGTGAAGACGCAGTTTTCAAAGGCATTTTCCACGCCGGGCATCGGACCGATCAGCGGCAAACCATCGGGCGCATAGGGAATGGGCCCGTTGATCACACGGCTGATGCCTGAGGTTGCCATCAACGGAACACGCTCCATCGCATCCGTGACGATGTCCTCTATCCGGTCAAGGTCGTCAGACCAAAGCTGGAAGGAGAAATCATCCGGCATCGGATCATCATCCGTGTCCCAGTGTGCCTTACAGTTCGGCTCATACGGGCCAAGGTTGTAGCCATGCTTTTCCTGCCGAAGGTAGTAAGAGATATCCACGTCGCGCAGCAGTGGAAGCTTCACCCCGCCATTGGCTTTGGACCAATCCTCGACCTCAGGAATTTCTTCTGTCAGCAGATACTGGTGGCTCATAACCATCATCGGCACTGACCGGCCGCCGTACGGTTTGAACCATTCGCCAACACGCTGGGCATAATAGCCCGCTGCATTGACCACAAACTCACATTCAATGTCGCCTTTATCGGTGTGTACGATCCAGCTTTTGTCCTCCTTCTGAGTGACACCGGTTGCCGGGCAGAAGCGAAGGATCTTCTGCCCCATATCGCGAGCGCCTTTTGCCAGAGCTTGCGTCAGCTGGGCCGGATCGATGTCCCCATCTGTCGGGTCGTACAGCACCGCTTCCAGATCATGTGTCTCAAGGAACGGATAGCGCTCTTTGGCTTCTTCAGGCGTCCACATTTCCATCGGGATACCTTGATAGAGCGCCATAGACATGGCGCGCTCGAACTCTTGCCGGCGCTCCTTTGTGTGGGCCAGTCGGATTGACCCGGACTGGTGGTAGTTCATCGGATAATCGACTTCTTCTCCAAGCCGTGCATACAGCTCGGTCGAATAGCGCTGCATGTTCATGATCGCCCAACTATTCGAAAACGTTGGCACGTTGCCAGCGGCATGCCAGGTTGACCCCGCCGTCAGCTCGTTCTTCTCCAGCAGCACACAATCGGTCCAGCCTTTCTTGGCCAGGTGATACAGGCTGCTTGTGCCCACGACACCGCCGCCGATGATGACCACGCGGGCCTTCGTTGGAAAATCAGACATGACCATCTCCCTCAGTCAAATACGAGTTTTGCCGCCAGACCGCCAAATATGACGGCGGCGATTTTGTTCAGTACGCCAGTGGCTTGTTTTAGCTTCGCGCCCACGACTCCGGCCGACAGGCCGATGATCGACACCACCACAAATCCTCCTGACGCAAACATCACGCCGAGGATCACGATCTGCTGCCAGATCGGCCCGGCTTCGGGCGTGGTGAACTGTGGCAGAAACGCCAAAATAAAAAGGATTATTTTGGGGTTCAGCATATTGGTGAGGAACCCCCGTCGCACCGCGCGAAAAACGCTGGAGCGCCCCTCAGTTTCTTCCGCATCCGGTTTCGCTGTCCAGGCCTGATAGGCCAGAACCACAAGATAGGCCGCTCCTGCGTAGCGTATCACCAACAGAGCCGTCGGGGAGGCCGCGATCAATACGGCCAATCCCGCCGCAGCAAGTGTGATGTGAACCACCAAGCCCAGTGTGACGCCCACGGTCGCGGCAAAGCCCGCTTTCGGCCCGCCTGAAATACCACTTGCAATGGTGAACATCATATCTGCGCCTGGCGTCAGGTACATGACCAGAGACGCGGCCATAAAAGCCCAGAGTGTCACGCTATCCATCTGTGCAAAAGTTTCGAGCATGTTCAGTCCCTTTGCTCCACGCCGTCTGCGATGTCGTAGAAATCGC
Coding sequences:
- a CDS encoding homocysteine S-methyltransferase family protein, encoding MTSVILKDGGTGQELLARSSMPPHPLWSCKVMMEEPEIVRGVHADYIRSGARLLTLNTYTVTPERLEREGEPDMFVPLQRRAIELVDAAREEVGVEGVKVAGCLSPLHGSYRPDMAMSHNDLLPLYREIVEGQVEASDLILAETLSSIAEVTSAAQAAVETGLPTWVFLTLNDDESGTLRSGEPLSDAVAALDGSGVAGIGINCCKPEVVDANLAEVQRSGLPTGAYANGFTGIDALEIGGTVDGLKARKDLTPVAYAEFAMRWAQQGLGLIGGCCEVGPSHIAELSKQLIDAGYDVVGA
- a CDS encoding GcvT family protein, with the translated sequence MSDFPTKARVVIIGGGVVGTSSLYHLAKKGWTDCVLLEKNELTAGSTWHAAGNVPTFSNSWAIMNMQRYSTELYARLGEEVDYPMNYHQSGSIRLAHTKERRQEFERAMSMALYQGIPMEMWTPEEAKERYPFLETHDLEAVLYDPTDGDIDPAQLTQALAKGARDMGQKILRFCPATGVTQKEDKSWIVHTDKGDIECEFVVNAAGYYAQRVGEWFKPYGGRSVPMMVMSHQYLLTEEIPEVEDWSKANGGVKLPLLRDVDISYYLRQEKHGYNLGPYEPNCKAHWDTDDDPMPDDFSFQLWSDDLDRIEDIVTDAMERVPLMATSGISRVINGPIPYAPDGLPLIGPMPGVENAFENCVFTFGIAQGGGAGKVLAEWIVDGHTEWDMWAVDPRRYTDYTDHDYCVKKGMEVYGNEYAMHFPHHEWPAARDKKLSPVHDRVVASGGVMGAYNGWERANWFAKEGDDTSLAATHTWGRSGPWEQRVKEECEAVRDHCGVLDLPGFSRFMVKGEGAAETLRGLVTGGLPKVGRMNLVYISDDRGRILTEMSCIRMGEDAFLMITAATAQWHDRDILKRAMPASVSVEDVTTTRDTLIVTGPKSREILSTLTDADLESGWLTHQSATVAGQPAYLIRVSFAGELGWEVHAENAHMPAIYDAIRDAGATPFGMYALNSLRLEKGYRAWKGDLSTDYSLLEGGLRRFVKLDKPQDFPGKAAILNEKQQGVKKSFVTLKVEAGDADAPYMSCIWSGDQIVGETTSGGWGYRVNASIALGMVKADLATPGTELEVEIYGQKCRAVVQEDQPMWDPENERLRA
- a CDS encoding LysE family translocator, which codes for MLETFAQMDSVTLWAFMAASLVMYLTPGADMMFTIASGISGGPKAGFAATVGVTLGLVVHITLAAAGLAVLIAASPTALLVIRYAGAAYLVVLAYQAWTAKPDAEETEGRSSVFRAVRRGFLTNMLNPKIILFILAFLPQFTTPEAGPIWQQIVILGVMFASGGFVVVSIIGLSAGVVGAKLKQATGVLNKIAAVIFGGLAAKLVFD